A single region of the Brassica rapa cultivar Chiifu-401-42 chromosome A03, CAAS_Brap_v3.01, whole genome shotgun sequence genome encodes:
- the LOC103858413 gene encoding probable leucine-rich repeat receptor-like protein kinase At5g49770 isoform X1 gives MSSRIGAVMLLIFLFFQIFSVSALTNGFDGAALQALKAEWTKPPSSWDGDDPCGTSWVGITCISDRVVSIVFACCRSLGNLNVEGKLSGDIAALSELQILDLSYNTGLTGPLPPNIGETKKLKNLILVGCSFTGQIPESIGKLEQLIYLSLNLNQFSGTIPASIGRLSKLYWFDIADNQIEGTLPVSNGTSLPGLDMLLETKHFHFGKNKLSGHIPENLFSSKMTLIHVLFDGNQFTGKIPDTLSLVKTLTVLRLDRNKLTGNIPTSLNNLTSLQELYLANNEFTGILPSLTSLTSLCTLDVSNNTLESSPIPSWISSLRSLATLRMEGIKLNGSIPNSFFSPAQLQTVILKKNQIDSTLDFGASFSNQLEFVNLQYNNIDVYKQPSSNTRIQVMLADNPVCQELGNRPSYCSAIQPNTSYSTIPPACLPCDQGREASPSCRCAHPITGTLYFGSPSFSGLFNSTNFEILQKAIADFFKKLSYPVDSVAIRNIRENATDHQLLIDLLVFPLGRESFNESGMSLVNFAFSNQTYKPPPRFGPYVFRANPYNQFSDRGGSSSSNMGIIIGAAVGAVVLLLLLTLAGVYALRQRKRADRATDQNNPFAKWNTSKSSTDAPQLMGAKAFTFEELKKCTENFSEANDVGGGGYGKVYRGILPSGQLIAIKRAQQGSLQGGLEFKTEIELLSRVHHKNVVRLLGFCFDRSEQMLVYEYIPNGSLRDSLSGKSGIRLDWTRRLKIALGSGKGLAYLHELADPPIIHRDIKSNNILLDENLTAKVADFGLSKIVGDPEKTHVTTQVKGTMGYLDPEYYMTNQLTEKSDVYGFGVVMLELLTGKSPIERGKYVVREVKTKMNKSRSLYDLQELMDTTIIASSSNLKGFEKYVDLALRCVEEEGVNRPSMGEVVKEIENIMQLAGLNPNVDSASSSRTYEEAIKGSGDPYGKDSFEYSGNFPASKLEPQ, from the exons ATGAGTTCAAGAATCGGTGCCGTCATGCTCCTGATCTTCCTTTTCTTCCAAATTTTTTCTGTTTCTGCTCTTACCAATGGTTTTGACG GTGCTGCATTACAAGCCCTGAAGGCTGAATGGACCAAGCCTCCTAGTAGTTGGGATGGCGATGATCCTTGTGGAACCAGCTGGGTTGGAATTACATGTATCAGTGACCGCGTCGTGTCAAT TGTTTTTGCTTGTTGCAGATCACTAGGTAACCTTAACGTGGAAGGAAAGCTTTCGGGGGATATTGCAGCCTTGTCTGAATTGCAGATCTT GGATTTATCATACAACACTGGATTGACTGGACCACTTCCACCAAATATTGGTGAAACTAAGAAGTTGAAGAACTT GATCCTTGTAGGATGTAGTTTCACTGGTCAAATCCCTGAGTCCATTGGAAAATTAGAACAACTTATATATCT ATCCCTAAATTTAAATCAATTCAGTGGAACAATTCCGGCTTCCATTGGACGGTTATCGAAACTATATTGGTTTGATATAGCTGACAATCAGATTGAAGGAACGCTTCCAGTTTCTAATGGGACTTCTTTACCTGGACTTGATATGCTTCTTGAAACTAagcattt CCATTTTGGAAAAAACAAGCTTTCGGGCCATATCCCAGAAAACCTTTTCAGTTCCAAAATGACTTTGATACATGT GCTATTCGATGGGAACCAATTCACGGGAAAAATCCCGGACACACTCAGCCTCGTTAAGACGTTGACAGTGTT ACGCCTTGATAGGAATAAACTAACTGGCAATATTCCTACAAGTCTTAATAATCTCACAAGTCTTCAAGAACT GTATTTGGCCAACAACGAATTTACTGGTATTCTTCCAAGTCTAACTAGTTTGACCAGTCTCTGCACATT AGATGTGAGCAATAATACTTTGGAATCATCACCTATTCCATCATGGATCTCTTCATTACGCTCCCTGGCAACATT GAGGATGGAAGGGATCAAACTTAATGGTTCGATACCAAATTCATTTTTCAGCCCTGCTCAGTTGCAGACTGT TATCctaaagaaaaatcaaatagaTTCAACGTTAGACTTTGGTGCCAGCTTCAGCAACCAATTGGAGTTTGTTAATTTACAATACAACAACATAGATGTTTATAAACAACCATCTTCTAACACACGCATCCAAGTAAT GTTGGCAGATAATCCAGTGTGCCAGGAGTTGGGTAACAGGCCAAGTTACTGCTCAGCAATCCAACCAAATACCTCATACTCTACAATCCCACCTGCATGCCTTCCGTGTGATCAGGGCAGGGAAGCAAGTCCCTCGTGCCGCTGCGCGCATCCAATAACAGGAACACTCTACTTTGGTTCTCCTTCCTTCTCAGGGTTGTTCAACTCCACCAACTTCGAAATTCTCCAGAAGGCTATAGCAGATTTCTTTAAGAAATTGAGTTATCCTGTGGACTCTGTAGCCATCAGAAACATAAGAGAGAACGCTACCGATCATCAGCTTCTAATAGATCTCTTAGTCTTTCCATTGGGCAGAGAGAGTTTTAATGAGAGTGGAATGTCACTTGTTAATTTTGCCTTTAGCAATCAAACTTACAAACCTCCTCCTAGATTTGGCCCTTACGTATTCAGAGCCAATCCTTACAACCAATTCTCTG ATAGAGGAGGTTCCAGCTCATCAAACATGGGCATTATAATCGGAGCAGCAGTTGGTGCTGTGGTTCTTCTGTTGTTGTTAACTTTGGCTGGGGTTTACGCTCTCAGGCAAAGGAAGAGAGCAGACAGAGCAACTGATCAAAACAATCCTTTTG CCAAGTGGAATACAAGTAAAAGCAGTACCGATGCTCCGCAGCTAATGGGAGCAAAAGCTTTTACTTTTGAAGAGTTGAAGAAATGTACAGAGAACTTTTCAGAGGCAAATGATGTTGGGGGTGGAGGTTATGGCAAG GTTTACAGAGGGATTCTTCCCTCTGGACAACTCATAGCCATCAAAAGGGCTCAACAAGGATCATTGCAAGGAGGCTTGGAGTTCAAAACTGAGATTGAACTTCTTTCCAGAGTCCACCATAAGAATGTTGTCAGACTCTTGGGCTTCTGTTTCGATAGAAGTGAACAAATGCTGGTGTACGAGTACATTCCAAATGGATCTCTTAGAGACAGTCTATcag GTAAGAGTGGGATCAGGCTTGATTGGACAAGAAGGCTTAAAATAGCACTTGGTTCAGGGAAGGGTCTAGCTTATCTTCATGAGCTTGCTGATCCTCCAATTATACACAGAGACATCAAATCAAACAATATATTACTTGATGAAAATCTTACTGCTAAGGTTGCTGATTTCGGCCTTTCCAAAATTGTGGGAGACCCTGAGAAAACACATGTGACAACACAGGTGAAAGGAACTATG GGATACTTGGATCCTGAGTATTACATGACAAATCAGTTGACCGAGAAGAGTGACGTGTATGGGTTTGGTGTGGTGATGCTTGAGCTGTTAACCGGTAAAAGTCCAATAGAGAGGGGTAAATACGTGGTGAGAGAGGTGAAGACAAAGATGAATAAGTCCAGAAGTTTGTATGACCTCCAAGAACTGATGGACACTACAATCATCGCAAGCAGCAGCAACCTTAAAGGGTTTGAGAAGTATGTAGATTTGGCTCTGAGATGCGTGGAGGAGGAAGGAGTGAATAGACCATCGATGGGTGAGGTTGTGAAAGAGATTGAGAACATAATGCAGCTTGCGGGTTTAAACCCGAACGTTGATTCAGCATCTTCTTCGAGAACGTACGAGGAAGCTATCAAAGGATCCGGTGATCCTTATGGAAAGGATTCGTTTGAGTACAGTGGGAATTTCCCAGCTTCAAAGCTCGAACCCCAATGA
- the LOC103858413 gene encoding probable leucine-rich repeat receptor-like protein kinase At5g49770 isoform X2, whose amino-acid sequence MSSRIGAVMLLIFLFFQIFSVSALTNGFDGAALQALKAEWTKPPSSWDGDDPCGTSWVGITCISDRVVSISLGNLNVEGKLSGDIAALSELQILDLSYNTGLTGPLPPNIGETKKLKNLILVGCSFTGQIPESIGKLEQLIYLSLNLNQFSGTIPASIGRLSKLYWFDIADNQIEGTLPVSNGTSLPGLDMLLETKHFHFGKNKLSGHIPENLFSSKMTLIHVLFDGNQFTGKIPDTLSLVKTLTVLRLDRNKLTGNIPTSLNNLTSLQELYLANNEFTGILPSLTSLTSLCTLDVSNNTLESSPIPSWISSLRSLATLRMEGIKLNGSIPNSFFSPAQLQTVILKKNQIDSTLDFGASFSNQLEFVNLQYNNIDVYKQPSSNTRIQVMLADNPVCQELGNRPSYCSAIQPNTSYSTIPPACLPCDQGREASPSCRCAHPITGTLYFGSPSFSGLFNSTNFEILQKAIADFFKKLSYPVDSVAIRNIRENATDHQLLIDLLVFPLGRESFNESGMSLVNFAFSNQTYKPPPRFGPYVFRANPYNQFSDRGGSSSSNMGIIIGAAVGAVVLLLLLTLAGVYALRQRKRADRATDQNNPFAKWNTSKSSTDAPQLMGAKAFTFEELKKCTENFSEANDVGGGGYGKVYRGILPSGQLIAIKRAQQGSLQGGLEFKTEIELLSRVHHKNVVRLLGFCFDRSEQMLVYEYIPNGSLRDSLSGKSGIRLDWTRRLKIALGSGKGLAYLHELADPPIIHRDIKSNNILLDENLTAKVADFGLSKIVGDPEKTHVTTQVKGTMGYLDPEYYMTNQLTEKSDVYGFGVVMLELLTGKSPIERGKYVVREVKTKMNKSRSLYDLQELMDTTIIASSSNLKGFEKYVDLALRCVEEEGVNRPSMGEVVKEIENIMQLAGLNPNVDSASSSRTYEEAIKGSGDPYGKDSFEYSGNFPASKLEPQ is encoded by the exons ATGAGTTCAAGAATCGGTGCCGTCATGCTCCTGATCTTCCTTTTCTTCCAAATTTTTTCTGTTTCTGCTCTTACCAATGGTTTTGACG GTGCTGCATTACAAGCCCTGAAGGCTGAATGGACCAAGCCTCCTAGTAGTTGGGATGGCGATGATCCTTGTGGAACCAGCTGGGTTGGAATTACATGTATCAGTGACCGCGTCGTGTCAAT ATCACTAGGTAACCTTAACGTGGAAGGAAAGCTTTCGGGGGATATTGCAGCCTTGTCTGAATTGCAGATCTT GGATTTATCATACAACACTGGATTGACTGGACCACTTCCACCAAATATTGGTGAAACTAAGAAGTTGAAGAACTT GATCCTTGTAGGATGTAGTTTCACTGGTCAAATCCCTGAGTCCATTGGAAAATTAGAACAACTTATATATCT ATCCCTAAATTTAAATCAATTCAGTGGAACAATTCCGGCTTCCATTGGACGGTTATCGAAACTATATTGGTTTGATATAGCTGACAATCAGATTGAAGGAACGCTTCCAGTTTCTAATGGGACTTCTTTACCTGGACTTGATATGCTTCTTGAAACTAagcattt CCATTTTGGAAAAAACAAGCTTTCGGGCCATATCCCAGAAAACCTTTTCAGTTCCAAAATGACTTTGATACATGT GCTATTCGATGGGAACCAATTCACGGGAAAAATCCCGGACACACTCAGCCTCGTTAAGACGTTGACAGTGTT ACGCCTTGATAGGAATAAACTAACTGGCAATATTCCTACAAGTCTTAATAATCTCACAAGTCTTCAAGAACT GTATTTGGCCAACAACGAATTTACTGGTATTCTTCCAAGTCTAACTAGTTTGACCAGTCTCTGCACATT AGATGTGAGCAATAATACTTTGGAATCATCACCTATTCCATCATGGATCTCTTCATTACGCTCCCTGGCAACATT GAGGATGGAAGGGATCAAACTTAATGGTTCGATACCAAATTCATTTTTCAGCCCTGCTCAGTTGCAGACTGT TATCctaaagaaaaatcaaatagaTTCAACGTTAGACTTTGGTGCCAGCTTCAGCAACCAATTGGAGTTTGTTAATTTACAATACAACAACATAGATGTTTATAAACAACCATCTTCTAACACACGCATCCAAGTAAT GTTGGCAGATAATCCAGTGTGCCAGGAGTTGGGTAACAGGCCAAGTTACTGCTCAGCAATCCAACCAAATACCTCATACTCTACAATCCCACCTGCATGCCTTCCGTGTGATCAGGGCAGGGAAGCAAGTCCCTCGTGCCGCTGCGCGCATCCAATAACAGGAACACTCTACTTTGGTTCTCCTTCCTTCTCAGGGTTGTTCAACTCCACCAACTTCGAAATTCTCCAGAAGGCTATAGCAGATTTCTTTAAGAAATTGAGTTATCCTGTGGACTCTGTAGCCATCAGAAACATAAGAGAGAACGCTACCGATCATCAGCTTCTAATAGATCTCTTAGTCTTTCCATTGGGCAGAGAGAGTTTTAATGAGAGTGGAATGTCACTTGTTAATTTTGCCTTTAGCAATCAAACTTACAAACCTCCTCCTAGATTTGGCCCTTACGTATTCAGAGCCAATCCTTACAACCAATTCTCTG ATAGAGGAGGTTCCAGCTCATCAAACATGGGCATTATAATCGGAGCAGCAGTTGGTGCTGTGGTTCTTCTGTTGTTGTTAACTTTGGCTGGGGTTTACGCTCTCAGGCAAAGGAAGAGAGCAGACAGAGCAACTGATCAAAACAATCCTTTTG CCAAGTGGAATACAAGTAAAAGCAGTACCGATGCTCCGCAGCTAATGGGAGCAAAAGCTTTTACTTTTGAAGAGTTGAAGAAATGTACAGAGAACTTTTCAGAGGCAAATGATGTTGGGGGTGGAGGTTATGGCAAG GTTTACAGAGGGATTCTTCCCTCTGGACAACTCATAGCCATCAAAAGGGCTCAACAAGGATCATTGCAAGGAGGCTTGGAGTTCAAAACTGAGATTGAACTTCTTTCCAGAGTCCACCATAAGAATGTTGTCAGACTCTTGGGCTTCTGTTTCGATAGAAGTGAACAAATGCTGGTGTACGAGTACATTCCAAATGGATCTCTTAGAGACAGTCTATcag GTAAGAGTGGGATCAGGCTTGATTGGACAAGAAGGCTTAAAATAGCACTTGGTTCAGGGAAGGGTCTAGCTTATCTTCATGAGCTTGCTGATCCTCCAATTATACACAGAGACATCAAATCAAACAATATATTACTTGATGAAAATCTTACTGCTAAGGTTGCTGATTTCGGCCTTTCCAAAATTGTGGGAGACCCTGAGAAAACACATGTGACAACACAGGTGAAAGGAACTATG GGATACTTGGATCCTGAGTATTACATGACAAATCAGTTGACCGAGAAGAGTGACGTGTATGGGTTTGGTGTGGTGATGCTTGAGCTGTTAACCGGTAAAAGTCCAATAGAGAGGGGTAAATACGTGGTGAGAGAGGTGAAGACAAAGATGAATAAGTCCAGAAGTTTGTATGACCTCCAAGAACTGATGGACACTACAATCATCGCAAGCAGCAGCAACCTTAAAGGGTTTGAGAAGTATGTAGATTTGGCTCTGAGATGCGTGGAGGAGGAAGGAGTGAATAGACCATCGATGGGTGAGGTTGTGAAAGAGATTGAGAACATAATGCAGCTTGCGGGTTTAAACCCGAACGTTGATTCAGCATCTTCTTCGAGAACGTACGAGGAAGCTATCAAAGGATCCGGTGATCCTTATGGAAAGGATTCGTTTGAGTACAGTGGGAATTTCCCAGCTTCAAAGCTCGAACCCCAATGA
- the LOC103858413 gene encoding probable leucine-rich repeat receptor-like protein kinase At5g49770 isoform X3 has product MSSRIGAVMLLIFLFFQIFSVSALTNGFDGAALQALKAEWTKPPSSWDGDDPCGTSWVGITCISDRVVSIVFACCRSLGNLNVEGKLSGDIAALSELQILDLSYNTGLTGPLPPNIGETKKLKNLILVGCSFTGQIPESIGKLEQLIYLSLNLNQFSGTIPASIGRLSKLYWFDIADNQIEGTLPVSNGTSLPGLDMLLETKHFHFGKNKLSGHIPENLFSSKMTLIHVLFDGNQFTGKIPDTLSLVKTLTVLRLDRNKLTGNIPTSLNNLTSLQELDVSNNTLESSPIPSWISSLRSLATLRMEGIKLNGSIPNSFFSPAQLQTVILKKNQIDSTLDFGASFSNQLEFVNLQYNNIDVYKQPSSNTRIQVMLADNPVCQELGNRPSYCSAIQPNTSYSTIPPACLPCDQGREASPSCRCAHPITGTLYFGSPSFSGLFNSTNFEILQKAIADFFKKLSYPVDSVAIRNIRENATDHQLLIDLLVFPLGRESFNESGMSLVNFAFSNQTYKPPPRFGPYVFRANPYNQFSDRGGSSSSNMGIIIGAAVGAVVLLLLLTLAGVYALRQRKRADRATDQNNPFAKWNTSKSSTDAPQLMGAKAFTFEELKKCTENFSEANDVGGGGYGKVYRGILPSGQLIAIKRAQQGSLQGGLEFKTEIELLSRVHHKNVVRLLGFCFDRSEQMLVYEYIPNGSLRDSLSGKSGIRLDWTRRLKIALGSGKGLAYLHELADPPIIHRDIKSNNILLDENLTAKVADFGLSKIVGDPEKTHVTTQVKGTMGYLDPEYYMTNQLTEKSDVYGFGVVMLELLTGKSPIERGKYVVREVKTKMNKSRSLYDLQELMDTTIIASSSNLKGFEKYVDLALRCVEEEGVNRPSMGEVVKEIENIMQLAGLNPNVDSASSSRTYEEAIKGSGDPYGKDSFEYSGNFPASKLEPQ; this is encoded by the exons ATGAGTTCAAGAATCGGTGCCGTCATGCTCCTGATCTTCCTTTTCTTCCAAATTTTTTCTGTTTCTGCTCTTACCAATGGTTTTGACG GTGCTGCATTACAAGCCCTGAAGGCTGAATGGACCAAGCCTCCTAGTAGTTGGGATGGCGATGATCCTTGTGGAACCAGCTGGGTTGGAATTACATGTATCAGTGACCGCGTCGTGTCAAT TGTTTTTGCTTGTTGCAGATCACTAGGTAACCTTAACGTGGAAGGAAAGCTTTCGGGGGATATTGCAGCCTTGTCTGAATTGCAGATCTT GGATTTATCATACAACACTGGATTGACTGGACCACTTCCACCAAATATTGGTGAAACTAAGAAGTTGAAGAACTT GATCCTTGTAGGATGTAGTTTCACTGGTCAAATCCCTGAGTCCATTGGAAAATTAGAACAACTTATATATCT ATCCCTAAATTTAAATCAATTCAGTGGAACAATTCCGGCTTCCATTGGACGGTTATCGAAACTATATTGGTTTGATATAGCTGACAATCAGATTGAAGGAACGCTTCCAGTTTCTAATGGGACTTCTTTACCTGGACTTGATATGCTTCTTGAAACTAagcattt CCATTTTGGAAAAAACAAGCTTTCGGGCCATATCCCAGAAAACCTTTTCAGTTCCAAAATGACTTTGATACATGT GCTATTCGATGGGAACCAATTCACGGGAAAAATCCCGGACACACTCAGCCTCGTTAAGACGTTGACAGTGTT ACGCCTTGATAGGAATAAACTAACTGGCAATATTCCTACAAGTCTTAATAATCTCACAAGTCTTCAAGAACT AGATGTGAGCAATAATACTTTGGAATCATCACCTATTCCATCATGGATCTCTTCATTACGCTCCCTGGCAACATT GAGGATGGAAGGGATCAAACTTAATGGTTCGATACCAAATTCATTTTTCAGCCCTGCTCAGTTGCAGACTGT TATCctaaagaaaaatcaaatagaTTCAACGTTAGACTTTGGTGCCAGCTTCAGCAACCAATTGGAGTTTGTTAATTTACAATACAACAACATAGATGTTTATAAACAACCATCTTCTAACACACGCATCCAAGTAAT GTTGGCAGATAATCCAGTGTGCCAGGAGTTGGGTAACAGGCCAAGTTACTGCTCAGCAATCCAACCAAATACCTCATACTCTACAATCCCACCTGCATGCCTTCCGTGTGATCAGGGCAGGGAAGCAAGTCCCTCGTGCCGCTGCGCGCATCCAATAACAGGAACACTCTACTTTGGTTCTCCTTCCTTCTCAGGGTTGTTCAACTCCACCAACTTCGAAATTCTCCAGAAGGCTATAGCAGATTTCTTTAAGAAATTGAGTTATCCTGTGGACTCTGTAGCCATCAGAAACATAAGAGAGAACGCTACCGATCATCAGCTTCTAATAGATCTCTTAGTCTTTCCATTGGGCAGAGAGAGTTTTAATGAGAGTGGAATGTCACTTGTTAATTTTGCCTTTAGCAATCAAACTTACAAACCTCCTCCTAGATTTGGCCCTTACGTATTCAGAGCCAATCCTTACAACCAATTCTCTG ATAGAGGAGGTTCCAGCTCATCAAACATGGGCATTATAATCGGAGCAGCAGTTGGTGCTGTGGTTCTTCTGTTGTTGTTAACTTTGGCTGGGGTTTACGCTCTCAGGCAAAGGAAGAGAGCAGACAGAGCAACTGATCAAAACAATCCTTTTG CCAAGTGGAATACAAGTAAAAGCAGTACCGATGCTCCGCAGCTAATGGGAGCAAAAGCTTTTACTTTTGAAGAGTTGAAGAAATGTACAGAGAACTTTTCAGAGGCAAATGATGTTGGGGGTGGAGGTTATGGCAAG GTTTACAGAGGGATTCTTCCCTCTGGACAACTCATAGCCATCAAAAGGGCTCAACAAGGATCATTGCAAGGAGGCTTGGAGTTCAAAACTGAGATTGAACTTCTTTCCAGAGTCCACCATAAGAATGTTGTCAGACTCTTGGGCTTCTGTTTCGATAGAAGTGAACAAATGCTGGTGTACGAGTACATTCCAAATGGATCTCTTAGAGACAGTCTATcag GTAAGAGTGGGATCAGGCTTGATTGGACAAGAAGGCTTAAAATAGCACTTGGTTCAGGGAAGGGTCTAGCTTATCTTCATGAGCTTGCTGATCCTCCAATTATACACAGAGACATCAAATCAAACAATATATTACTTGATGAAAATCTTACTGCTAAGGTTGCTGATTTCGGCCTTTCCAAAATTGTGGGAGACCCTGAGAAAACACATGTGACAACACAGGTGAAAGGAACTATG GGATACTTGGATCCTGAGTATTACATGACAAATCAGTTGACCGAGAAGAGTGACGTGTATGGGTTTGGTGTGGTGATGCTTGAGCTGTTAACCGGTAAAAGTCCAATAGAGAGGGGTAAATACGTGGTGAGAGAGGTGAAGACAAAGATGAATAAGTCCAGAAGTTTGTATGACCTCCAAGAACTGATGGACACTACAATCATCGCAAGCAGCAGCAACCTTAAAGGGTTTGAGAAGTATGTAGATTTGGCTCTGAGATGCGTGGAGGAGGAAGGAGTGAATAGACCATCGATGGGTGAGGTTGTGAAAGAGATTGAGAACATAATGCAGCTTGCGGGTTTAAACCCGAACGTTGATTCAGCATCTTCTTCGAGAACGTACGAGGAAGCTATCAAAGGATCCGGTGATCCTTATGGAAAGGATTCGTTTGAGTACAGTGGGAATTTCCCAGCTTCAAAGCTCGAACCCCAATGA
- the LOC103858415 gene encoding AT-hook motif nuclear-localized protein 17 — protein sequence MKGEGNEMFPKLPQNHSLSSHFHLPATIAVDDSSIEVVRRPRGRPPGSKNKPKPQVYVTRDTEPPMSPYILEVPSGNDVVEAINRFCRRKSIGVCVLSGSGSVANITLRQPSPAAPGSTITFHGKFDLLSVSATFLPPPPRTSLSPPVANFFTVSLAGPQGQIIGGFVAGPLISAGTVYVIAASFNNPSYHRLPAEEEHRHSVSARAGEGDGQSPPVSRGGGESEHVAVRGEESCGVSMYSCHMGTHGSDVIWAPTARAPPPY from the coding sequence atgaaaggtgAAGGTAACGAGATGTTTCCAAAGCTCCCTCAAAACCACTCACTCTCCTCTCACTTCCACCTCCCAGCAACCATCGCCGTCGATGACTCCTCCATCGAAGTCGTCCGTCGCCCACGTGGCAGACCACCAGGTTccaaaaacaaaccaaaaccaCAAGTTTACGTCACACGCGACACTGAGCCTCCTATGAGTCCTTACATCCTCGAAGTACCTTCGGGAAACGACGTCGTTGAAGCCATCAACCGCTTCTGCCGCAGAAAATCCATCGGCGTTTGCGTTCTCAGCGGCTCTGGCTCCGTCGCCAACATCACCTTACGTCAGCCTTCTCCCGCAGCTCCTGGCTCAACTATAACTTTCCACGGAAAGTTCGATCTCCTCTCCGTCTCCGCTACTTTCCTCCCTCCGCCGCCTCGTACCTCCTTGTCTCCTCCCGTTGCCAACTTCTTCACTGTCTCCCTTGCCGGACCCCAAGGACAGATTATCGGGGGATTCGTCGCCGGTCCGCTAATTTCCGCCGGAACAGTTTACGTCATCGCCGCTAGCTTCAACAACCCGTCGTATCACCGGTTACCGGCGGAGGAAGAGCATAGGCACTCTGTTTCGGCCAGGGCAGGAGAAGGAGACGGCCAATCTCCGCCGGTATCTAGAGGCGGTGGAGAGTCAGAACACGTGGCGGTTAGAGGAGAAGAGTCTTGCGGGGTATCCATGTACAGTTGCCACATGGGTACGCATGGCTCTGATGTTATTTGGGCCCCAACCGCAAGGGCTCCACCGCCTTACTGA